A stretch of the Cytophagia bacterium CHB2 genome encodes the following:
- a CDS encoding ABC transporter ATP-binding protein produces MTDALLTVSNLSKTFDGLKAVEDFSCTIAKSKIVGLIGPNGAGKTTVFNIITGFLAADAGEIHYAGKNITRLPPYRIAHNGIVRTFQDLRLIASLPVIENILLARQKQTGENWLATFALRKKVLKEEHENRQIALDILNQVGLANKHEHLAGALSYGQQKLLTLACCLAAEADLLLLDEPVSGVHPSMIEKMLALMAQLAASGKTILFIEHNLDVVMQVSDHVIVMDAGRKIMEGRPEAVKNDPEILEAYLE; encoded by the coding sequence ATGACTGATGCCTTGCTCACCGTTTCAAATCTTTCCAAAACTTTCGACGGTTTGAAAGCAGTGGAAGATTTTTCGTGCACGATTGCCAAAAGCAAAATCGTCGGACTTATTGGTCCGAACGGCGCGGGCAAGACCACGGTGTTCAATATCATCACGGGATTTCTCGCGGCGGATGCCGGTGAAATTCATTATGCGGGAAAGAACATTACGCGGCTGCCGCCGTACCGCATCGCACACAACGGCATCGTGCGCACCTTCCAAGACTTGCGGCTGATCGCAAGCCTGCCGGTCATCGAGAATATTCTTTTGGCGCGGCAAAAGCAAACCGGTGAGAATTGGCTGGCGACTTTCGCGCTGCGAAAAAAAGTGCTGAAAGAGGAGCACGAGAATAGGCAAATTGCGCTCGATATTTTAAATCAGGTCGGACTTGCGAATAAGCACGAGCATTTGGCTGGTGCGCTTTCCTATGGGCAGCAGAAGTTGTTGACGCTGGCTTGTTGTTTGGCGGCAGAGGCGGATTTGCTGCTGCTTGATGAACCGGTATCCGGCGTGCATCCGAGCATGATTGAAAAGATGTTGGCGCTTATGGCGCAGCTTGCGGCGAGCGGAAAGACGATTCTATTCATCGAACACAATCTGGATGTGGTGATGCAAGTTTCTGATCATGTCATCGTCATGGATGCCGGGCGCAAAATTATGGAAGGCCGGCCTGAAGCCGTCAAAAATGATCCGGAGATTTTGGAAGCTTATTTGGAGTAG
- a CDS encoding ABC transporter ATP-binding protein: MLKVIDLHTGYGNKQIINGISLEVEKGEIIALIGHNGAGKSTMLKAIFGLLPVWRGVVQYNGREIQNLRPSFHVKNGISMLLQGNRVFTELTVQENLEIGGYLLPDKKQLHTRMEEMFQLFPKLRERRRQNAGTLSGGEQQMLALGNALMLQPKLLLMDEPSLGLAPQSLRMMFDLTRHVNKTLGTAMLIVEQKVRQVLEIADRVYVLKLGQVSASGRAAEFSDEEKLRKAFL, translated from the coding sequence TTGTTGAAGGTGATCGATCTGCACACCGGCTACGGGAACAAGCAAATCATAAACGGCATCTCGCTTGAAGTTGAAAAAGGCGAGATCATCGCTTTGATTGGACACAATGGCGCGGGCAAATCGACAATGCTCAAGGCGATCTTCGGGTTGTTGCCGGTTTGGAGAGGCGTGGTGCAATACAATGGCCGCGAGATTCAAAACCTCCGTCCGTCGTTTCATGTGAAGAACGGCATTTCGATGCTCCTGCAAGGCAATCGCGTCTTCACGGAATTGACGGTGCAGGAGAATTTGGAGATCGGCGGCTATTTGCTTCCCGATAAAAAGCAGTTACATACTCGCATGGAAGAAATGTTTCAACTTTTCCCAAAACTGCGAGAGCGTCGCCGGCAAAACGCAGGAACTTTGAGCGGCGGCGAGCAACAAATGCTGGCCCTCGGCAACGCGCTAATGCTGCAGCCGAAATTGTTGCTGATGGATGAGCCTTCGCTGGGACTTGCGCCGCAAAGCCTGCGAATGATGTTCGATTTGACCCGGCACGTCAACAAAACTCTCGGTACGGCCATGCTGATTGTGGAGCAGAAAGTGCGTCAAGTTTTAGAGATCGCGGATCGAGTTTACGTGCTGAAACTCGGCCAAGTGAGTGCTAGCGGAAGAGCAGCCGAATTTTCAGATGAAGAGAAACTGCGAAAAGCTTTTTTGTGA